The Salvia miltiorrhiza cultivar Shanhuang (shh) chromosome 2, IMPLAD_Smil_shh, whole genome shotgun sequence DNA window GCTTAGTTGTACTTGTTAGCATGCTTTCCCCTAGTTGAACACTTGTGTTATGGAAATTTTTACTTGGGAGCTCTAGGCATCTTGATAGTAGTTGGCATTATCATGCCTTGGTCTTATGTTTTCAGTTCTTGGGATCAATATGTTTTGTGCATTAAAATAGTTGATCTTTCCGATATATACTTTGCAGAGGTTAGCCAGATGTCCAGTCGCTTGACTTCTGAATCCCGCATGTATGCAGATAGGGCAAAGGACTTAAATCGACAGGTCAGTTTGATAATTTTCTCTAGAATCCTGGGAAAAATCTGATGAACCATTTGAAGGCATCAATCCTCATGAAAGagatttcaatattaaaaagCAGGTTGTAACTTCAAAATTCTCTTTGATTTGATCAGGCTCTGATTCGGAAATGGGCCCCAGTTGCTGTTGTTCTAGGAGTGGTGTTCCTGCTCCTCTATGTCAGAAATAGGTTCTGGTAATGCTGCGGTTGATGGAGCTCCATATTTAAATACGGCGTTGTGCttaaatttgttaaaaaagaCAGCGCTTTAGTTTTAAGGATGTATCAGATTTCACTGTCTTGGCTATTAGCCATGCTTGCCTTGATCCTCCCTTATTAAAATCATGTGAAATAATCGATCATAAAATTTTATCACATAAATGAATAACGAAATCCGATCACCATCGTCAACGGCATTACAATAACAAGTCATAATCaatgcataaaaaaaaaaatatagaaaaaaagaGCTTCATGCATTCACTAGATTACATTGTACTTTGTGTGAATCATGCGAACAAGCCATAAACATTTCAACTGAGATCAGCAGACTAGATCTTAATGAAGGGCTATGAGATGAAATTAGAGCTTTGAATTTCTGTACCATAGTAGTGACTTGTAATGTTGCTTCACTCTTGTTCTGTGAATGTGTCTATGCAAGTGAAAAGAATTCAGCCTGCTTTGCTGCCCAGTGTGCAGAGGGAATTCCCAATTACACTACTCAAGATCCATCTCACTTATTGCATACCCTCTCTCAAACATGAGGAGTTCCTGCATGTACACGTATGTGCAATATTAATCACCCTGATAAATTTTTAACTTGTAGCTCAAGGAGGGCTTTAGAAAGAGGTGAATTTGGAGAAAGAATAAAGAAAGAGGTCTTATTTGTTCATTTGTTTGAATCAAAGAACATGATATGTTGTGGTCAAAAGACAATCACATAGTAAACACCTTCAGACATTTAAGTTAGCCTTGTGTTCAGTGGGGGATGTAGAAAAGTCGAGAGGAAATTTACCTGCAACTGCCCCTGGCTGAATAAATGGAGAAAATCAGTTTCAGGAGAGGTGACAAGCTCAATTAACTCGTGATGCCTCTCTAGTCGATAGCCAGACTCCATTAGTGAAACAGATACCTATAACATCCACAAATACATTTATTACAAGTATCAAAAGCACATTTGCCCTATAGAAAATGGTGAAGTTATGCAATGAATAGTCTGATAACATgtatgaaaaatattaaaaggcAGAATTTTAAACAAACGCAACACTTATCCATACCTGATTGAACTCGACAGGAATAAATAATTAGAAATTTGCATTACCTGCATACATCGAAGAACAATCTCTGGAATGCAACACTTGCGACACAGGCCACGAACTATATATGTTGCTGGTCCATTCAGAGAACCATTGGCACTTGAATACCAAGCATCCAAGCGGGAGATCTCCAATGTTACACCAGCTTGAAAACGAGCAAGCTCTCCTGACATAGAGAATTTATTTAGTGGTGCACacctcatatatatatcaagaaCTGAACAACaatgtccccttgggatggcctagtggttagggtgattgcctgttgtccaagaggtcacaggttcgagtactctcggccacaataaccactaggtggggtgtgtgtgtggtttgtattatttataatgtaatttcatcaaaaaaaaaaaaaaaaaaagaactgaACAACAATCATGCAAGCAATTCTGACTATAGATACAAAGACTAATCTGAATCAAAGTTGTCCATTTTCACTCTAATTTGAAATCAACTAGGTCAGTGACATTAAGAATTAAGAACCCACGTAATGCTCAGAAACAGAGGCAACAAAAGACCTTATGGTACAACCGCACAGAGAACCATATATTTCACCCATGCAGATTTAAAATTGACCCAGCAAGTAGTTCTTGTCCAAGAGAAATCAGTTAAGTCCAATATGCCTATCTTGCAATAAGACGATGACCATAACTTGGACAGCCTATACCTTTGAAGCCAGCAGCCACGACAGCAGCCAGAATTCCACCATCATTGAGGTCATGTAGTCCAAGCCCATCGCCCTCTGCCGCCATGCAGCGAAGAACAACTTCAATACAGGAGTTGTCTCCAGGAGAGATGGCCACATTTGCCTGCAGATTAAGATACAACTCATAAACTCAAAGTTGATTCTTAAAAATTGTCATTCAGAATTTATGATTATATATAATCTGGTTCTTGATGGATTTTGGTGATTTATTGTTTTTGTCATTGTTTTCCAGTCTATATGAGCAGGTTTTGATgcaataattacaaaataatattagCTGCTTTCATTACAGCATTTATCCTCAGATGTAGGCAAATGGCTAagctatatttatatttatgttttccttATCATGAACTATTTCCCAAATTCAAAAGATTAATAAGCATCTACAACTAGAACTGCCAAGGACGGAGCAGTTCAAGCACATGTCAATAACTCAATCAACAATTAGAGTGGGAAGCAAATCACATGAACTACGTTTGGGCATCCACCAAAATATAGTAGGATAGCTCAGCCACAAGTAACATTTATACAGATAAATGCTTAAGAGCAGCAATCTGGCACATATGGTTTGCTCAAATTCCTTACAAACAGAGGAAAGAATTTCAAGATGAAGTATAATGTTTACCATCAATTGTCGATGCAGAACTTCCTCCTCACTTACTGATGAGTATAGGGCACTTGTCAACGTTGTGCACAATGTAACATCAGGTGTCATACATTCGCCAGAAGACAGTAATAAAACAGCTGTAGCATGCAGTTCCAGGTACATAGGTTCCATCGATTCGTGCAAATGATCTTGAGTTGGAATGAGCCAAGGATCATTGTTTCCTGAATGACAATTACAAGTATGAACAACTGTTAGTTTGCAGCATCACACAGTTTTCTTTAGATGTCTCCCATTGGACATATTCATCATGAAATGTAGACCAGCAGAGTGAAATAGCTCACGTTGTAGCAGAGAAAATGAAGACTCAAGAGATTCCCTAGCTGCAATAACTTCGCTCCGTTTTTCCTCGAGTGAAAGTTCATCAGGTGAAACCTCATCATTTTCTTGTTTGATATTTAGCCACTTGCGATATTTTGCATCGCAAGAGAAGTACTCGCTCTGATTATTACAAGACCAGAGGAGTCAGCAATAGAGGTTATTATGTTATCACTAACAGCCAGACTTAATGTGAAAGATATACCCAATCCTGGAATTCTCTGAAACTCTCAGAAACATCATGATCCTCATCAGAACGGAGAACTTCTGTTTGTTGTTTCAAAGGCTCAGCAAGTAAACTAAGCACCGTGTGAGCCCCAATAGGTACTGCAGCTACCCTCCACATAGAAATAAGAGCGAACTCCCGGAACAGCAAATTGCTATATCACCAAAAGCAACCCATCAAAcaactaaaatgaaaataaaaataaataaacaaacacacaAATGAAAATTACGATTAAATGAAGCAAAAAAATCGAGAGGTGTGCACTTTATAGAACACTTTTTACTGAAGCAGACAAGAAAAGTAGTAATAGACAAAATTCAATAAGTAAATCAAGTGATACAATGTAAGTATGTGGTGTGAATGTCACAAAGAAAATGCAGGACTTTAAAAATTACAGAAGATTCAATGAAATTTCAGCCTACTGTGAAAATATTACAGTTCAGATTTCATTCAAAATTGAACTACTTGAAGAATAGGATAGAGAAACCAACTACCTGTGCATTAGTGCACGAAGGACAAGTTTTGTAGTAACAGCTTTGGCATCATTAATTGTGGAAGGAGGGGTAAAGCAAAGCCACTGAACAACCATAGCTTTCTGTTGGCTTTGCAAGCGATGTTGCTCTGCAACATCAGAGGACTTGTCATGCTTTCCAGCACTAATTTCACGAGATCGGGACAAAATTCTGTGATGCCAAAACATTGACCATATGAGCAGTTCGTCCAAtgacaaaattgaaaaaaagaacaagaaaaaaaaaaaaagggtaccTCTCAATGATTTCCTCAAAACTGCCTTTCAAGCCTTCATCGGGAGAAAAAGGTAAATACTCAATAGCTGAAAGAAAGATCTTGTATCTGACATGCACACTGTATATGGAGAACACGGAAGAAATTATACTACTAATTCAGGAGCTATATGATGAAAAGACAAAATGAATGATGCTTCATACAATCCCAGTTATACAGCAACATTATTGTACATATACGGCACCCATTGATAGAGTATCCATCTAGCGCCAAGGGGTCTTGAATGTAATGACTCCCAATGCATATAGAGTAGGATGAGAAACATTCTTTTGTGAAGGCCAAGAACTAAAATTCTAAAAAGTAGATAAAAGAAAATCACATAACAAAATCAAAAACATCATAATTAGTACCCTTCACTGCATACCTGCTATTAAGCCTCAACTCCATCATATGGACATATAGATCAACACAGCGATGGCGGGCAAGCTGAGAAGCATATATTCCAACCAACTCCTCATGCTGGGTAGTGAACAGGAACATTGCATACCTGAAAGACCATATTCCAACAAAACACACAAACCCAAAGGGAGAATAAATTTCAGGGTGACATATTAGCATCTAGAGAAGCCAACCATCAGACCATCTAAACAACAATCCACTCACATGTGAATAATTAAATCACCAACTGTCATAATCTTCTCTTTGAAAGTATCTTTCAATTGATCTGCGAGCAAGTGGCGAAGCACCAACACTAAATGTGCACCAAAGCGCATCATCTGTGGGTCACCATGAGGCCTGAGAAACGGGACGCATGTCCAACAGAGTTATATTAATCATTATTCCCAAACAATAAATAATGAGATTCGCATGGTTCAGTGATGCAtctacatttatttatatagtgaCAGATTGTAAGTACTACCTGAAAATATCTCCATCATCCTCTGAAGGTGATATCCAAGAGTAAATGAGGTCTAGCAAATGAGGTATGTCTCCTAACATAAGATTCATCTGTATGAAGGATATTGTCATGATTCGTACCAGTAAACTGGCATATTGTGTGATATCGGAAATTCGCAGAAATAAAAGAGATTTTGTCCATGTCCATGAAGTGAAAAAATGTGTCAGCATATGACCTAAAAAAGGTAAATTTTGTCCATGTCACGATATCGATCTCGGAGTAGGTCATTTCACTTTGCCTCAGTAAGCCATAATGCAGAAATGAAAAgaagaaaagtgaaaaaaaataaaaaaaaaatcaaagactAACTCCAAATTCTAGGTGCAATTGCAGGTATAATGTCAATTCAGTCATTTTGGTGAACAGTTAGTAATATGAAATGGGATTGACAACTATGAAGAACTAATCACTTGAGGCACAGAAAAATGCCCCGTTTGCAAAGCTTATTACCTCAATTTGCCTTTGCTGATCCTTGCATGCTCGAGTAACAGCTTCATGTACAGTATCACTAATAATATGCAAGATGCCAATATCAGTTGTTGACAATAAAGGAAAACTTAAATTCCAGAAGCCAGATGCATGTACCTTGAATGAAGCTTCTGTAGCAGTGACGAAAGATTCATTGGTTGCtgattcagcacatgaagtggCCAACTATTTGGTCCACTGGGCTGAGATACAAGATCTCCTTGTCCTGGACTTCTCTCCATTGCTTCTTCAAAATTCTTGAATTGATCGTCTTCACCTCGTCGCAAGCGAGCTATGTGTATATCAACTTGGACATCAAGCCATGATTTAGCCATTGCCCAGCATGCAGACTGGAAAGACAAAACGATAACATGAATAAAAGCACAAGTACGTCAGAAGTGCTATACCTACAAACTCAATTTACCACataggctgcgtttactttgatggataaatttatccatggaaaaggacggataacaaaaatttatgcctttaaatgtctactttcttttccaacatttgacacaaaagcatttttctttccttattttcacttcgaggatggataatattatccacccaaaaatagagggataatattatccattcttgaagtgaaaataaggaaggaaaaatgcttttgtgtaaaatgttggaaaagaaaggacacatttaaaggcataaattctTATTATACATCcctttccatggataaatttatccatcaaagtaaacacagtCTTAGTAGAAAGTATGATTCTCATGGAAATATCACCAAAGAGACACACCACTACCACCAGCACAACACAGAAGAGGTACCGCAGTGGGAGCATATCTTTCACAGTAAGTGCATGCGTATGAATCTTTGATTTTTTATCTTGGGTGGGGGATTGGGGGGACCAGAAAATTGTACTAAAATGTTTCCACAGATTTAGAGAGACAAACCTCCCAGTCAGTGCAAACTGGAAGAAGGCGCCTCAAATTGCTGCATTTGGCTGCATATACTGCACTTTCATATTTTGCACAATCTTGCTCAGCAATTTTCTCAAAGAGAACAAAACCAGGAGATCAATGTCAGTTCAACAGTACAATATAGACCATGACTATGCAGGCATGCACATCATAAAAATTTGTAAATTTGCATCCCAAATTAAATGTGTTAAATTTTATAAGTGGTTTTCAATACAGGAAGCTCAAGAGAGAGGAAATTTAAGGATTGGATAAAGCAATGGCAGATTCCAAGTCCGTTACTATTTAAAGAAGCAGCTTTATAAAATCCAGCAGTTTATCTATGTCTGTTTACATCTCATATGAGAAACCGTAAAGCAATGACTTTGACGTACTACTTACTTCAGATGCACAATAGGAAGCCCATTTCCAAAGATGCCACTGATGACCAATTCCACTTTCTAGTTCAATGGCCTGCAACGTTCTGTTCTTGCCATTTTTCTCTAGGAGTTCAAGTGACGGTAATAAATTGGAATCCCCAAAAGGACATAAACTTGCAGCCCTCCATGGCTGCCAAGGCAAAGTTTCCACCGGGCATAAGGAAGTCTGGTTTTCAGCATTTGGAATAAAGAACAGAGATAAATAAATCTAAAACTTCTGAAGAACTTACCTGTCCAGCAGACTGGCAAAGATTACAAGCCTCTTCAAGTCTCCCAGCTCTCAGAAGAGTCCAGACATCTTGCAAAAGGGCTTCATCTTGTTTCTATTATTAAAAAGACACACATTAATATGAATCAGCATGCAACAATTATGACCAATACAAGGTACTTTGACATAATAATGTGGAACCCATATTATGGTTAACAATTAGTAGTGTTACATCATATGAGAAGGCAGCACTATTCATCAAAAAACAGCCTTCTACTTTCAGAAATCCCAAGGAAACAGAAAAATATTAAgacaaaaggaaaaagaatacGGCAGGATGCAGGCACAGAAAACAGTGTGATAAACACAAGGAAAATCTCTGTAAAGTTCAGTAATAGCACGAGGAAATTAACCTCTGTAAAGTTCAGTAGAAATCATCATACTATGTTCCGCACTTCTTTTTCCTATTATCTATTTATCTTAattacattctctttcttcttcccaaaCGAAACTACAAGATCCAATGCCCTCTTGCATTCTTTTAGTTATTGTTGTCTCTTGATTGTATTGACATTCTTGAAATAATTGCTGGTTAATTGATTTTAGCTACCATCTAAAACTATTAAGCATTAAAGAGAGACTTTGAATAGAATTTTAGTATTATTCATaaactttatttaaaaaatctaCAGTATATGAAAGTCTCTGATAAGCTCCATACAGCTCTGCCAGGTAAAAACCCAACGAAAATACAATTTCTGCTAACAATCACTTTACAAGGATGTAAAACAGCATTATATTACAACAAAGAGTTAAAGCAACAAAGCACAAGAATAAACAAGCAATTGTGATGGAATTGGAGACTAACAATCACTTTACAAGGATGTAAAACAGCACTATATTACAACAAGGAGTTAAAGCAACAAAGAACAAGAATAAACAAACAATTGTGACGGAATTGGAGACTAACAACCAAACAAGTTAAGCATTTACAGAAAGAACCATAGATTAAAAGATGGTGGCTGATGTAAGTGAAGCGACAGTTTGGCCTTatctatatatttattcatatacCAAAACTGTTTGTGCAGAAAAGTACTTTGTCATCAAGCAGCTGCTGAGCACGTTCACGTGTTGGTGCATCAAAATCCAAGTGATGAATTGTCTTTAGATTTGAGGCACCTCTTTTAAGATGTCTTTGAGTATGATGCCAAAATCCAGAGCTTGGGAGGTAAGTGCCAACATGAGACCCCCTGACCTGAAGggaaaaaaataaggaaaattgACAATTTTTCATGAGGAAGTCGTCTTTCGAAGCCTCAGAAAACTTTGCATGGGGCATTGTACTGACGTGAGGCACAGGACTGCTGTAAATGCTATGGTCCAAGAGCAGATAGTACTCAGTCCAATGTAAAATTATGACTAGCTACAAATTCGAAACTTAGTTATATATCTTAACGAATTTGGCAGGTCTAATATTAACTTATGCATGTAGTTACTGGTCTTGATTCTGTACTCCATAGCTGGAGGCTATAGAACAAAGATAATATAGTTTTCCACTGACAAGTGACATCAGAAGATTTAGAGAATACATTCAAGTATGACCTGTCTATAAGTTAGACTATTCTAATAGAATTAACTTTACACCTGATTATATAAGTATATAACAAATACGCTATGCAACCCTAAATATACATATCCCTTTGCTTGATATAGTTTAACATCAGATTAGCACGAAGTATTTCTCATAAGTTATAGGCTCCACCAGACAAGGTGGTAAAATATCCTATGCCATAAACAGTACTACCTCATCATCGCTTTGTTTTCTCGATGTCAATATTATTATCAACTACTTTAGTTCCCTAacaagaataattttttttggtatGACCATTCCAGAATCATTATTCTTAGCCACAGAACATGTCCAATAAGCAACCAAGCAAGAATTGAATATCCTATCAGAAGATAACATTAATAAACTATTGACATAACATACAATGACTCCAAGAAGAGGCAATCCATCCAAGGCAACAAAGAATGACACCATGAGGAACCAGTACTAAAACAAGCACATGCACAGCCACAGAGAAGAGTGAAATGCTCGTATTCTTATAATTATCTGATTCTGGTACAGCCATGAAAGTATCAGTACACATATCACCTTATTATCCAAATCAAGCGCTTTAGAAGCTAAACCTTCCAGCCACTGAACAATCCTAAGGCATAACTGTGCTGTATAATCTTCTATAACAAATTGACACGCCTCCAAATGCGAAGTTGTTGGGAACTGTCATAAAGTAATTCATTTAGCTTGGGTATAACAAAACCAACAAGAATATGTCAGAACTGAGAAATCCAGCGATGATCCAAGGAAAACTATATAATAACTAACATAAACTTAAAGTAAATCCAATCATGCTACACAAGATGTTGTTAAATTATGGATACCAGGAGTAGATCATTTGTGAGTTCTTCATTTCCTGAAAGAAAATTAGAAAATACCTTAGATTAATATGTTGACCTTCAGAAACATTACAGAAATACAAAATCATTAACATgaaaataaacaaggaacaagcTTGAAGGCTGAAGTGTTTGATTCAATATTAAGACAGATAACAAGATGCTTCAGGACAATATCAGGTTAAGAGTAAAGAGTTTTGAAAAAGATAGTTCCAGAAATAGATCCAAGaacaaaaaaaagttaatttcaGTGAAGTACATTACCTGTTCCGTATATATACCATAGAAGAGATCCAAGAACAAAAAGATTTAATTTCAGTAAAGTACATTACCCTTTCCGTATATATACCATAGAAGAGACCATGAAGCAGCTTCATCAAGCAAGAATCGAGCTTTCTGCCTCATTAATTTATCCTCGATTATTCTATACCTCTCATTGGCACCATATCTGCACCCAACAACAGATTGACCATTACACAAAGAGGTCTCTAAAAactattttatctttttcttcacCAACCAAAGGGATCAAATAGTGGCACACATGAAATGAACGAACAAGCCAAATATAAGCAGTCATAGAGACAGTTTTGCATGGGTAATGATTTTTCAAGGTtcagccaaaaaaaaaaaatcaaccacCACTTCACACACAAAGGATGCTATTTAGCATTCATCTAAATACATTATGATATGTAACTAATATGAACAGCATCTAGATAACAAGAGAAACTATGCACCAAACACAAATTCTCCCCAACGCCCTAAAAAATGaaagaaggaaagaaaaaaaatcttttagCTGATGACAGTCATAGTTAAGTGCACAAGTAAAGACCTAATTGACTCTGAAACACTGCGGCATGAACTCTCAAAACGTAGTATCAGATCAGGGATAGGCATCAACCCTGCAGAACACAAACAGCAAACTAACAAGTTAATTCCTCAAAACAAATATGGCCATTGACATAAAAATGTGCCAAAAGCTGTAAGTAAGCTCCTATGTTACAACAGAACAAACAATGTGTCTGAAAATGTCGCAGAAAATGAACATTTGCTTATCAACACAGATAGGCCAAAATGCAAGTGTGACTTACAGATGCATATAGTAAAATAAGACTCCcattaatttatcataaaataataaaataaccaTCTTATTGCTTCGTTTAATATGCATCTATGCCCAACTAACATTCTTTCTTGTTGCATAATAAACCCATTATTCATCACAGAAACTTCAGCACCTATCTCCAACATATCATGCTTTGCTTCTAGGTCTTTATTACCTCCCCAGTTACCAGTGCATAGATCTCATGACATGTGCCTGATCATCGTCAGCTTAAAAGGCTCAATAGAGAGGAAAATAATTGCACAATCAAGGTCTCTAGAAATTATCCATATTTAATCAACAAATCAACATAAAATCTATCATTCCATACAGCAAACAGCTCATTAAGGACTTCAACATAATTGTACATAGAACAATATCCAACAGACGTATAGTATAGTAACTTCCACCAGACGTCAGCCAAAGTCAGTTTAAAATAATGATTTGGAATGTTTGTATCTGCTGCAAATATTCCACATAACCTCAACACAAGTTGAAAAATTATAAGCCAAGCAACACGATTAAGTACCTTGAAGACCAGAATCCAGTAGAGATGCAAATAAAGAGAAAGTCGTATCAGCACTTTCAATGTGCTCATCTTCTTCCTTCTTACAGACCTTAAGAGATTCACTTCCCCTCCTGCGTATCATGTCAGTGTGACCATCAGCTGCGGAAACTCCATAACCATCATGGTAAGATCTCCTTTTAGCAGAAGATTCAAAAGGTGTTCCTCCAAAATCCGTCTCATGCATCTCGACCTCATGTTTAATGTTTTCAAGAAATAGTGCAGCATTAGTAAATCTTGAAGCCGAATTATCATGATGAGGGGACAGGCTAGAGCCTGGATGTCTTTTCCTGCACGTGTTGAAATCTTTTTAACTCCAGTATTCCATCACATAAAATGCAAAAAACCCAGAGACAGCACCTGTATAACTAGTTTCTAGAATATCTCTGAAATTTAAAACTTGTGGAGTGACAACATTCTATAGTTAGCTCACATCACCGTAACTCAATACTAATACACTCTGCTCTTAAATAAGTGCATGCAgcgtataaaaaaataatatagctCCCCATAAAAGTACCTCCGGCTCTGATCCTTATAATCCATTACACGAACTTCAAAAAGTTATGGAAATACATCTCCCAAAAAGAAGCAGGAAACAAAGACAAAGTCCCAAATTTTCAGGAAACAAACACTATCCGAGCATTGCAAAACGCCACCCACTAACTTAAGGAGCTCGAAAGTTGCAAGTGCAGATCCTAACTCCAAGCATACCGCATACAAACTCCAATCATACAGCAAAATCGATGTCCACAATCAATAGAATCAAGAATTCTTTTACCTTATAAAACAGAAATAGGAAAAAATAAACACAAAGTACCCGTATCGACGGAAACGCTCTCTACTGCTAAGGTTCTCTGGGTCGAAATAGCTGGGAGAAGCATCCATATCCACCTCCATAGCTAGAGAAACTAGCTGAAAATGACGATTTTCTGAGGATGATTGAGGTTAATTAGGGTTTTACAGGCGGGAAGGGTTTTTTGATTCCGGTGGACTTAGAGTGACTATTTTTTAAAGAATTTCGTGagtgtttttctttttcattttataatttataattgttGGGTACGAAAGTACAAATTAATTTGGAAGTTGGAAATTGTTGAATTTTCTTAAACTGTTTTCTGTATTACTTTTAAacttttttatactttttattaccaaatttttgtgaattttttcaTATGGAATATTTTTTTGCATATTACTTTTAGAGCTTTTTTATATGACCTTCAGAAATTTTAAAAgcttaatttttatataaactttttagaaaattcataaatttcttGTAATTTTTATATTCATTCAGTTCTTGTTCTCTTGAATATTAATAAATTGTCATGTTATAATTTGATTCACGAATCAtagaaaatttaatttattaaaataataaataaataatgacattttttgtcaaaaaattaACAGAAATAGAACTCATTATTAAATGATTGAGAATATGAAATACCACCGAAATAGGGAAGAATAGCTATGATGTGCTCATGGGATTAACATTCTtcattgataaaataattcctAAAAGAATAATGAACATTCGATGGACAATATTAACTCATTAGAATAATTCATTAGTTACATTGTTACGATCTAATCGTAGAGTAATTAAATACCTAAGATCAAAGAAGTGAACTCAAAATCATGATTATATTCCACCATACCCTAAAATCTTGTTTGCGTTGAGTAGCATAGCTTTAAACTTTAAAGCAATAACCAAATTCAGACACTAATAAAATCATCACATGAAGGCATAATAAAATTCATGATTGTACAATGTTAAAAATAAGAAGTATATAATCCGAGTGTTTCTAGCTTCAAAGTGAGGAAAAACAGTGACAAATTTCTCAAATATGCCACACAAAGTTCATTCCTACAAGACTCCAAACATACATAGCGCAAGATGA harbors:
- the LOC131013098 gene encoding nuclear pore complex protein NUP107 → MEVDMDASPSYFDPENLSSRERFRRYGKRHPGSSLSPHHDNSASRFTNAALFLENIKHEVEMHETDFGGTPFESSAKRRSYHDGYGVSAADGHTDMIRRRGSESLKVCKKEEDEHIESADTTFSLFASLLDSGLQGLMPIPDLILRFESSCRSVSESIRYGANERYRIIEDKLMRQKARFLLDEAASWSLLWYIYGKGNEELTNDLLLFPTTSHLEACQFVIEDYTAQLCLRIVQWLEGLASKALDLDNKVRGSHVGTYLPSSGFWHHTQRHLKRGASNLKTIHHLDFDAPTRERAQQLLDDKKQDEALLQDVWTLLRAGRLEEACNLCQSAGQPWRAASLCPFGDSNLLPSLELLEKNGKNRTLQAIELESGIGHQWHLWKWASYCASEKIAEQDCAKYESAVYAAKCSNLRRLLPVCTDWESACWAMAKSWLDVQVDIHIARLRRGEDDQFKNFEEAMERSPGQGDLVSQPSGPNSWPLHVLNQQPMNLSSLLQKLHSSDTVHEAVTRACKDQQRQIEMNLMLGDIPHLLDLIYSWISPSEDDGDIFRPHGDPQMMRFGAHLVLVLRHLLADQLKDTFKEKIMTVGDLIIHMYAMFLFTTQHEELVGIYASQLARHRCVDLYVHMMELRLNSSVHVRYKIFLSAIEYLPFSPDEGLKGSFEEIIERILSRSREISAGKHDKSSDVAEQHRLQSQQKAMVVQWLCFTPPSTINDAKAVTTKLVLRALMHSNLLFREFALISMWRVAAVPIGAHTVLSLLAEPLKQQTEVLRSDEDHDVSESFREFQDWSEYFSCDAKYRKWLNIKQENDEVSPDELSLEEKRSEVIAARESLESSFSLLQRNNDPWLIPTQDHLHESMEPMYLELHATAVLLLSSGECMTPDVTLCTTLTSALYSSVSEEEVLHRQLMANVAISPGDNSCIEVVLRCMAAEGDGLGLHDLNDGGILAAVVAAGFKGELARFQAGVTLEISRLDAWYSSANGSLNGPATYIVRGLCRKCCIPEIVLRCMQVSVSLMESGYRLERHHELIELVTSPETDFLHLFSQGQLQELLMFERGYAISEMDLE